The bacterium DNA segment AAGGTTAGGCAGAAGCACGAGCAAAGAGCAGTATGCCTTTGTCTATAACACAAAAACAATAAATCTTATTCCAAATAGCAGTTATGTTGCAGAAGACCCTGACGATGTTTTTGAAAGAGAGCCGTTTATTGCTTCTTTTAAGAGTGGGAATTTTGATTTTACGATAGTTGATAATCACATCAAGCCTGAAGATGTAGAGGCAGAATTAACACACCTGAAAATAGAAATAAATAAAATCTATGATGGCTCTTCTGAAAAAGATGTTATAGTTGTCGGCGATATGAATGCAGACGGTTCTTACTTTAATGAGAACAAACTGGCTGTAATATTCCCGGAATGGGCACAGATGATTGGGAATACAGTAGATACAACAGTCGGAACTGCCGATAACACCTATGATAGAATGATGGCAAGAGATACGACTGCAAATGTCGAATATACAGGCAATTCAGGAGCATTCAGATGGGATGCTGAATATAACGTAACAGATTCTGCTTTTATCAAGAAAGTTTCAGATCATTATCCTGTATATACTGAATTTAGGACTGATTTGTCTGATGATGATTAGAGAAAGATTTATTAAGAACCGAGGGAGTAATTTAAAATAAAGGCAGTCTTAGATTGATAGTCCTAGGGCAGAATAAAAAAATGGTGAATTTAAGTTTTATAAAGGCAGAGAAAAATTGGTCATTTGCTGACGTTAATAGAAAGGAAACACTTTATGCAACACATGGTTATCATCGTTATCCCGCCAAGTTTATTCCTCAACTAGTCAGAAAAATAATCATCAGGTATTCTAATCCTGGAGATATTGTTCTCGATAGTTTCGGAGGATGTGGGACAACATTAGTAGAGTCAAAACTCAGTGGGCGTGAAAGTATCGGATTAGATGTTAATGAGGTTGCTGTTCTTATAGCTAAGGCAAAAACAATTGGAATAGCACCCCAATTTCTGGATGAAAGAAATACGTTGTTATTGGAAAGAATCGCTAACAAAAACGACACTACTAATTACTTTAAGAATGCAAACAAGCGGTTGCAATATTGGTTTAAGCCTAAGGAATTTAATAAGCTAAAGATCATTTACGACTGCATTCAGAAAGAACCTAACAACAGGACAAAGTTGTTTTACAATTGCTGTTTTTCAAACATACTAAAAAAATGCTCCATTTGGTATTCAAGGAGTATTAAACCCATGAGGGATTATTCTAAAAAGATAGCCGAACCGGTTTTTGCATTCACTAAACACCTTGATTACATGACTCGGAGGAATAAAGAATATGTTGAGCTGTTGCAAGTAAAGAAAGTTGAAAATGTTTCCTGCGACATGAAGAAGGGTGATGCTAGAAAAATAAATTTACCAGATGGATATGTCGATTTAATTGTTACTTCTCCGCCTTACGTTACTTCCTACGAATATGCTGAGTTACATCAGCTCTCAATATTATGGTTTAATTTCGCAGATGATATCAAAGATATTAAGAAAGATTTTGTGGGAACTTCTTCAAGACAAAGGGCAAAAAGGAATATTAATAGTACATTAGCAGAAGAAACAATAGAAAAACTAAGTAAAACTAACAAGAAGCTAGCAAAACATGTAAGTAATTATTATTATGATCTTTCGCGTTGTTATGGAGAGATGTACCGCGTTCTTAAAAAAGACAAGTATGTCTGCATTATAATGGGAGATACAGAATATGGGAAAATTAAGATACCTAATGCGGAAGTGACAATTGAGTTACTGAAGAATATAGGGTTCGAATTCAAGAAAGTTATTAAAAGAAAGTTGTCTTCAAAAATATTCACTCCTTACAGGGACAAATCAGGTAAATTTACTGATGCTGACCATGGGGGAAAGAGAAAAATTTATCAATATGAATACTTAATTTTTGCCAGGAAGCCTAAAGGTAAGGTGTGGAGGAAGAAAAATGCAAAATCCTAATATAGAAACAGTCGGTCATAAGACTGGTGAAATTTCTGTTAGTTTAAGTTACCGAATAATTGAACTTTTTTCTGCTGGCTTATATTCTAGCCCCAATAAAGCTTTCGAAGAGCTTGTTTCTAATTCCTACGACGCTTTTGCTACTAAAGTTGCAGTCTATGTGCCTCGTGACAAGACTCTGCAGAATACCATGCTGTGGGTGTGTGATAACGGGGAAAGCATGAATAGTGATGGATTAAAGTGGCTGTGGATGATAGGAGAAACCAATAAACGTTTGTCCAATTATGACCCAAAAGATAGACTCCCCATCGGACAATTTGGTATAGGCAAGCTGGCTACATATGTTTTGGCAAATAAGTTAACTTACATTTGTAAGACAAATGACAAATATCGTGCAGTGACAATGGATTTCACTAAATTGGATTCAAGTTCAACAGATGGGATGAAATCAACTGACATTATTCTTGATGAAAGGGAGCTTTCTGAGCAGGAAGCTAAACAAGTATTAGATCCACTGATAGAAGAGCAGGGTAGAAATTTGGTTGGCTTTAATTTGTGGGGGAAGCAAGCAGAAAAATCATGGACATTTGCGATTATGTCTAATCTTAGGGCCAAGGCTGCAGATATTCAAGAAGGGCGTCTTCAATGGATATTGCGAACGGCCTTGCCCTTGAGTCCGAAGTTTAATCTTTTCTATAATGGGGAAAAATTAGAATCTAGCAAAATAGATGTAAAACCATCAAAAACTTGGATTATTGGAAAGAATGACTCTATCGTAAAAAAATTTAAGGAATATTCTTCAGGAAAAACTAAAGGTATCCCCTGTGTCAATTTGCCCAATATTAAGAATATACATGGCTATGTGGAACTTTACAGAGACTCTTTATTGAAGGGAAAATCAGAAGAATGGGGTAGAAGTCATGGTATCTTTTTAATAGTTAGAGAGCGTCTTATCAATTTGGACGATCCATTAATTGGAATGTCAGCAATGACACATGGTGTTTTTAATAGAGTTAGAATTATTGTTCATGCTGACGAGCTAGATTCTTACATTACTTCCCCCAGAGAATCCATTAAGGATTCAGAGCCATTTAAGGATTTAAAAAGATATATTCAAAGGAAGTTCGACGAAGTCAGGGAGTATTATTTTAATATTCTTAAGCAAGAAGAAAAGAAATCTGATGCCGCCTATAAAGTATCTAGGACTCCTTCAAGTTTAGCCAGAAGGCCGTTACTTATTACTGCCAAAAAGTTTTTTGCAGGAGAAATTGATAATCTATTCTTAACAGATATCCCGAATAATTTATCAAAAAAACAGCAAGAAGAATTCGAAAAACAGCTGGAAGAAGATTTAACTAGCCCAAAAGGTATTATCAAAGAGGTTTCTTGGGAAGTTATTTCTCCCTCCGCTCCGGTTGCTAAACTAGATTTGAGCACGGGTAAGGTGAGAATTAATCTGATTCATCCATTTTTTGCTAACTTTAGCGAAGATGTTAATTCACTTCTACCTTTTCAGTTAATGGCAATTACAGAAATTCTTACCGAAGCATCACTTATTGAAATCGGCATTAAACAGGATCAAGTACGTGAAATAATGGAGCGAAGAGATCAGTTGCTTCGTGACTTGACATTTAACGAAAAGCCCAATGCTCCTCTTGTTTCTCAAATGATTCAAGCATCTTTATCCGATTCAGGTGCTTTAGAAGATGCAGTTTTTTCTGCTTTCCGCAGTTTAGGATTTGAAACAACACCTCTTGGAGGTAAGGGAAAACCTGATGGCGTTGCTAGAGCTATATTAGGAGTTAGGATCAGCGGTGGAAAACGAGAAGATTATTCTTTGGTTTATGACGCCAAAAGTACTAAAAAAGAAAGAATACAGGCCGGGACGGCACGCATTTCCGCGGCTGTCCGTCATCGCGATAATTATAAAGCTGATTACGCAGTCGTAGTCTCCATTGATTTTGCAGGTGGCGAGGATCAAAATTGCGCTGTATCCCAAGAAGCGAAAAAGAATAAAGTCACTTTAATCAGAGCAAAAGACTTAGCAACTTTAGTATTAATCGCAGCTCCTCAACAAATCTGCTTTTTAGATTTTAAAGATTTATTGGATAAGTGCTATACAGTAAAGGATACGTCAAAATGGATTGAGGATGTTAAGAAAAGAAAAGTTAAAAGAGGGCCAATCAAGGAACTCTTAGAGACTACATATAAATTAATGAAAACAGATAAAGAACCTCCTGAGCTCAGTGCCCTCAGGATGAAGAATAAAACATTAGGGAAATATTCTAAAGAAGAGTTAAGAACCCTTGTAGAAAGCCTAAAGAGACTTGTGCCTTCAATGATTTCTCTGGATTTAGATGTAGTCAGTTTACAGGCGCCTCCGGATAAAATTTTAGCATGTATTAATAAGGCATTACCGACAGGGCTTCCTAAAGATATTAATGATGCTTATATAAAAGCATTTGAAGTGAAGAAGAAAAAATAAAAGAAAAATTATTAAAGCAAAAACAGATAGGATAATTTATGCTAGACATAAAAACACTTGAAACATGGCTTTGGAATGCTGCTTGCAGTATTAGAGGGGCAGTTGACGCACCTAAATTTAAGGATTACATATTACCATTAATCTTTGTAAAAAGACTTTCTGATGTTTTTGAGGATGAAGTCAAAAGGCTTGCTGAGGAGTTTGATGATGAGAAAACAGCCTTGGAGATTGCCTCAAAAGACCACAACCTTGTAAGATTTTTCATTCCCAAAGGGGCAACATGGCCTGAGATAAGGAAACAGACAACAAAAATCGGGGAAAAGTTGACTGATGCCACTCGGGTAATTGCCAAACAAAATCCCAAATTGCAGGGTGTTATTGATATTGTTGATTTCAATGCAACTGTGAGTGGAGAAAGGATTATTGATGATGGGAAGTTAAGCTCACTTATAGAGATTATCAGCAGGCACAGGATAGGATTAAATGATGCAGAGCCTGACATTCTTGGAAGGGCCTACGAATATCTGCTTAGAAAATTTGCAGAAGGACAGGGGCAGACCGCAGGTGAATTCTACACTCCAAAAGAGGTTGGCTGGATAATTGCATATATTCTTGATCCTGAGCAAGGACAAGAGGTTTATGACCCTGCCTGCGGTTCAGGAGGCCTGCTTGCCAAATCACAACTTGCTCTTAAAGAGAAAAAGAAAAAGATTACAAAGCCGTTAAGATTGTACGGGCAGGAACAGAATCCCATTACTTATGCAATGGCTAAAATGAACATGATTATTCATGATATGGAAGGTGATATCATGATAGGAGACACTTTAAGGAATCCAAAACTTCTCAAGGCGAGCAAGCTGAAAACATTTGATTTGGTTGTTGCCAATCCGATGTGGAATCAGGATGGCTATACAGAAGAATTTTATGAGGCTGATACATTTAATCGCTTTGAGAATGGATATCCGCCTGCAAGCTCTGCTGACTGGGGCTGGGTTCAACATATGCTTGCATCTTTGAATGATAATGGCAAGGCTGCAATTGTCCTCGATACTGGCTCTGTTACGAGAGGTTCAGGAAATCAGGGAAGCAATCGCGAGAAGGATATAAGACAGAAGTTTGTTGATAATGACTGGATTGAAGCTGTTTTGTTATTGCCTGAAAATCTATTCTATAACGCTACTGGACCAGGCATTATTTTGATAATAAACAAAAACAAGCCAAAAGAGAGAAGAGGCAAGATAATATTAATCAACGCCTCTCTTGAATTCGAGAAAGGAAGGCCAAAGAATTTTATTCCTGATGACAAAATCAAGAAGATAGCAAAGGCTTTCCATGACTGGAAGAGCATAGACAAGTTCACAAAAGTAATCACAAATGAAGAGGCTGTGAAAAACGAATACAATCTCAGTCCTTCAACATATGTTGGCAACAATAAGGAAGAAGAATATCGTGATGTTGAGGAGATTCTTGTTGAGCTTGCTGAGCTTGAAGAAGATAAAACCAAAACAGACAAAGAACTGAATTCAATTATGAAGAAAATTGGCTATAAGGGGTTTTTGGGATAAGAATGAAAGATAAATCAATAACAGAAAACGAATTCAAGGAAACTGAAATTGGATTAATCCCTAACGATTGGGCTGATGGAGAAATTTTCGTAAAGTCTATTAAAAAATTCATAGATGAGGAAAAATTTCTTTTGGAAAAAGATTTAAATGAAAGAACAATTTCTTATAAATTAGCTGAATATTTACAAAAAGCGTTTTCGGATTATGATGTTGATTGTGAGTATAATCGTATGACGGATAAATATAATCCAAAGGGATATGTTAAGAAAATTCTTGAGTTAAATTCTGAAAAGGTTGAATCAGACGATGAAAGAGCCATAACTGTATATCCTGATATAGTTGTCCATAAGCGTGGAGACAATGATAGCAACCATCTTGTTATTGAACTAAAAAAGAGAGAATACGCGGAACAAAAGCGAGGAGCTGGAGAAACTTATAAACAGTTTGATTTTAAAAAACTCGCAGCTTATACAGATAAATTTAAATTAAACTATAAAATGGGTGTATACATTGAATTTGCCAAAGAAAGGATCTCAGATTTGAAATTTTTCAAAAATGGAAAACTATTTAATGAAACAAACAACAAATTTTAAAGAAACTGAGATAGGGCTGATTCCGAGCGATTGGGATGTTAAAGAGTTTAAGGATTGTGTTGATAAAGAGAGCATATCCCGAGATATAAAAATTCCCCGAGGAAAGTATAACAAGGCTGGAAAATATTCGATTATTGATCAGGGCGCTGAATTTATAGCGGGCTATACAGATGATAAAGGTAAATTATATTCTGGAAGTTTGCCAGTTATTGTTTTTGGAGATCATACCAGAATTTTTAAATTTGTAGATTTTCCGTTTTCTGTTGGTGCTGATGGTACAAAATTAATCCAGCCCAAAGATTTTCTACATCCCAAATATCTATTTTATTATTTAAGCGGATTATCTATTGAAAGCAAGGGCTACAATAGACATTATAAATATTTAAAAGAAAAGGTAATCGCTTACCCTTTACAAAAATCAGAACAACAAAAAATAGCCTCAGTACTTTCAAAAGTCCAGCAAGCCATTGAACAGCAGGATAAGATAATTCAGATAACAAAAGAGCTTAAGAAATCTCTGATGAATAAGCTTTTTACCGAGGGCTTGCATGGCGAGGAGCAGAAGGAAACTGAGATTGGGTTGATACCAAAGAGTTGGGGAGTTGTAAAAATTCAGGATTGTTGTGAAGTTGTTACAGGAGGAACGCCTAGAACAGAAGTTAAAGAATACTATGAAGGTGGAACTATAAGGTGGATGAAATCAGGTGATATTAGCGGGGGACTGATTTATGAAGTTAAAAATAGAATTACAGAACTAGGATTAATAAATTCTAATGCAAAACCAATGCCGAAAGGAACGATAGTTATAGCGTTATCTGGAAGAGGCAAGACGCGGGGAACAACTTCAATTTTAATGGTAGAGTGTTCGTGTAGTCAGTCAGTTGCAGGAATGATTCCGGATATAGAGAAGATAGATTCTTTTTATTTACATTACTTCCTGTCTTATATTTATAATAAACTTCGTAATATCACAGGTGATAAAGACAGGAGCGGATTAAATCTGGGATTGGTTAGGCAAATTAAAATAGCTAAACCGAAAGATATTAATGAACAAAAAGAAATCGCCAACATTCTCTCAAATATAGATAAAAAAATCTCTCAAGCAGAAGCCAGAAGACAAGCCCTTCAATCCCTTTTCAAAACCATGCTTAACCAACTCATGACAGGCAAGGTAAGGGTTAAAAATATGGATATCGAGGTTAATTAAGATGTCAGAAAGAAAAATTGTTCAGGATCCATTGATAAAATATGCCTCGCAGATAGGCTGGACTACTATAAGTAGAGATGAGGCTGTTGCCTTGAGGGGCGGAGAGGCAGGTTTATTTTTTTATGGTATTCTCAAGGAGCAACTGATAAAGCTGAATAAAGGCATTGTCAATAATGAGAAAGCCAATGAAATTATAAAAAAGCTCGAGAACGTAAAGAATTCAATAGAAGGCAATCAGGAAATCCTGCAATACCTTAAAGGCGAGAAATCAGTTTATTCTGACAAGGACAAACGGGAATTGAATATAAAGTTTATTGATTTTGAAGAGCTGGAAAATAATGATTTTCATGTTACAGATGAATGGCAATACACGAATGGGAAATTCACAAATCGCGGGGATGTAATATTCCTGATAAACGGCATCCCAATCATAATTGCAGAAACAAAGGGAGCAGACAAGCGGGAAGGCATTGCAGAAGGCATTGGTCAGATAAGAAGGTATCACTCAGAAACTCCTGAAATGATGACTTCCAATCAGATTTTTGATGTTACCCATCTGCTTGATTTTTATTATGGAGTAACATGGAATCTTGACAGAAAAGGGCTCTTCAACTGGAAGGATGTTGAAAAAGGCAATTTCGAGAAAAAGGTAAAATCTTTTTTTGAAAGGGAAAGAATATTCCAGTTCATCAGAGATTATATTATTTTCTTTAAGAAAGATGATGTCCTTTCAAAGATAATCCTGAGACAGCATCAGACTCGCGCAGTAGAAAAAATAATTAAGAGGGCTCTGGATGAGAAAAAGAAAACAGGTTTGATATGGCACGCTCAGGGCTCAGGAAAAACCTTTACTATGATTGTGGCTGCCGAGAAAATATTGCAGCAGCCTGAATTTGAAAAGCCTACTGTTATTATGCTCGTTGACAGAAATGAATTGGAAAGTCAGCTCTTTAGGAATCTCGATGCGTACGGCTTTAAGCTTGATGAAAGCATGAAAATAGCTGACTC contains these protein-coding regions:
- a CDS encoding ATP-binding protein, which translates into the protein MQNPNIETVGHKTGEISVSLSYRIIELFSAGLYSSPNKAFEELVSNSYDAFATKVAVYVPRDKTLQNTMLWVCDNGESMNSDGLKWLWMIGETNKRLSNYDPKDRLPIGQFGIGKLATYVLANKLTYICKTNDKYRAVTMDFTKLDSSSTDGMKSTDIILDERELSEQEAKQVLDPLIEEQGRNLVGFNLWGKQAEKSWTFAIMSNLRAKAADIQEGRLQWILRTALPLSPKFNLFYNGEKLESSKIDVKPSKTWIIGKNDSIVKKFKEYSSGKTKGIPCVNLPNIKNIHGYVELYRDSLLKGKSEEWGRSHGIFLIVRERLINLDDPLIGMSAMTHGVFNRVRIIVHADELDSYITSPRESIKDSEPFKDLKRYIQRKFDEVREYYFNILKQEEKKSDAAYKVSRTPSSLARRPLLITAKKFFAGEIDNLFLTDIPNNLSKKQQEEFEKQLEEDLTSPKGIIKEVSWEVISPSAPVAKLDLSTGKVRINLIHPFFANFSEDVNSLLPFQLMAITEILTEASLIEIGIKQDQVREIMERRDQLLRDLTFNEKPNAPLVSQMIQASLSDSGALEDAVFSAFRSLGFETTPLGGKGKPDGVARAILGVRISGGKREDYSLVYDAKSTKKERIQAGTARISAAVRHRDNYKADYAVVVSIDFAGGEDQNCAVSQEAKKNKVTLIRAKDLATLVLIAAPQQICFLDFKDLLDKCYTVKDTSKWIEDVKKRKVKRGPIKELLETTYKLMKTDKEPPELSALRMKNKTLGKYSKEELRTLVESLKRLVPSMISLDLDVVSLQAPPDKILACINKALPTGLPKDINDAYIKAFEVKKKK
- a CDS encoding restriction endonuclease subunit S produces the protein MKQTTNFKETEIGLIPSDWDVKEFKDCVDKESISRDIKIPRGKYNKAGKYSIIDQGAEFIAGYTDDKGKLYSGSLPVIVFGDHTRIFKFVDFPFSVGADGTKLIQPKDFLHPKYLFYYLSGLSIESKGYNRHYKYLKEKVIAYPLQKSEQQKIASVLSKVQQAIEQQDKIIQITKELKKSLMNKLFTEGLHGEEQKETEIGLIPKSWGVVKIQDCCEVVTGGTPRTEVKEYYEGGTIRWMKSGDISGGLIYEVKNRITELGLINSNAKPMPKGTIVIALSGRGKTRGTTSILMVECSCSQSVAGMIPDIEKIDSFYLHYFLSYIYNKLRNITGDKDRSGLNLGLVRQIKIAKPKDINEQKEIANILSNIDKKISQAEARRQALQSLFKTMLNQLMTGKVRVKNMDIEVN
- a CDS encoding site-specific DNA-methyltransferase, coding for MVNLSFIKAEKNWSFADVNRKETLYATHGYHRYPAKFIPQLVRKIIIRYSNPGDIVLDSFGGCGTTLVESKLSGRESIGLDVNEVAVLIAKAKTIGIAPQFLDERNTLLLERIANKNDTTNYFKNANKRLQYWFKPKEFNKLKIIYDCIQKEPNNRTKLFYNCCFSNILKKCSIWYSRSIKPMRDYSKKIAEPVFAFTKHLDYMTRRNKEYVELLQVKKVENVSCDMKKGDARKINLPDGYVDLIVTSPPYVTSYEYAELHQLSILWFNFADDIKDIKKDFVGTSSRQRAKRNINSTLAEETIEKLSKTNKKLAKHVSNYYYDLSRCYGEMYRVLKKDKYVCIIMGDTEYGKIKIPNAEVTIELLKNIGFEFKKVIKRKLSSKIFTPYRDKSGKFTDADHGGKRKIYQYEYLIFARKPKGKVWRKKNAKS
- a CDS encoding type I restriction-modification system subunit M, which encodes MLDIKTLETWLWNAACSIRGAVDAPKFKDYILPLIFVKRLSDVFEDEVKRLAEEFDDEKTALEIASKDHNLVRFFIPKGATWPEIRKQTTKIGEKLTDATRVIAKQNPKLQGVIDIVDFNATVSGERIIDDGKLSSLIEIISRHRIGLNDAEPDILGRAYEYLLRKFAEGQGQTAGEFYTPKEVGWIIAYILDPEQGQEVYDPACGSGGLLAKSQLALKEKKKKITKPLRLYGQEQNPITYAMAKMNMIIHDMEGDIMIGDTLRNPKLLKASKLKTFDLVVANPMWNQDGYTEEFYEADTFNRFENGYPPASSADWGWVQHMLASLNDNGKAAIVLDTGSVTRGSGNQGSNREKDIRQKFVDNDWIEAVLLLPENLFYNATGPGIILIINKNKPKERRGKIILINASLEFEKGRPKNFIPDDKIKKIAKAFHDWKSIDKFTKVITNEEAVKNEYNLSPSTYVGNNKEEEYRDVEEILVELAELEEDKTKTDKELNSIMKKIGYKGFLG
- a CDS encoding endonuclease, which produces RLGRSTSKEQYAFVYNTKTINLIPNSSYVAEDPDDVFEREPFIASFKSGNFDFTIVDNHIKPEDVEAELTHLKIEINKIYDGSSEKDVIVVGDMNADGSYFNENKLAVIFPEWAQMIGNTVDTTVGTADNTYDRMMARDTTANVEYTGNSGAFRWDAEYNVTDSAFIKKVSDHYPVYTEFRTDLSDDD